A region of Dioscorea cayenensis subsp. rotundata cultivar TDr96_F1 chromosome 5, TDr96_F1_v2_PseudoChromosome.rev07_lg8_w22 25.fasta, whole genome shotgun sequence DNA encodes the following proteins:
- the LOC120261972 gene encoding transcription factor ILI5-like, whose amino-acid sequence MSSRRSRDITEEEINELISKLQSLLPETRRRGAGRASASKLLKETCNYIKSLHREVDDLSDRLSGLMATMDTNSAQAEIIRSLLRS is encoded by the exons ATGTCTAGCAGGAGGAGCAGGGATATCACAGAGGAAGAGATCAATGAGCTTATCTCCAAGCTCCAGTCTTTGTTACCAGAGACCAGGCGCCGAGGTGCAGGGAGA gCATCTGCATCAAAGTTACTCAAAGAGACATGCAACTACATCAAGAGTTTGCACAGGGAGGTTGATGACCTTAGTGACAGGCTTTCAGGCCTCATGGCCACTATGGACACCAACAGTGCTCAGGCAGAGATTATCAGGAGCCTACTTCGTTCTTAA